ACGGTCGGACCATACGAAGTCTTGGCAGCCTTCAGCGCCTCGGCATCCTTCGCGCCGCTCTTCAGCGCGGTCTGCGCGACTTCGTCGGTGAACTTCAGGAAGTTCTCGTCCTTGGCGACGAAGTCGGTTTCCGAATTGATTTCGACCAGCACGCCGTTGCCACCGTCCTGCGCCAGCGCGATGCGGCCTTCGGCGGCCACGCGGTCGGCCTTCTTGTCGGCCTTGGCGAGACCCTGCTTGCGGAGCCACTCGATCGACGCGTCGATGTCGCCGTTGTTCTGGGTGAGCGCCTTCTTGCACTCCATCATGCCGGCGCCGGAGCGCTCGCGCAGTTCCTTGACCATCGCGGCGGTGATTTCCATGTTGCTACCTCGTCAGCTTGGGTGCGCCGGCGTGGCCCGACGCATTGAAATGGGAACGTCGCGCAGCAGGCGCGGTGTTCGTGGAGTCGCCGCGTTGAAGCGGACGCCACCCGAATCGGGATGTGGAACGCGGCAAGAGGTGGGGGCTTGCCGCGTCGAATGCAATGCCGCGCGAGCTGCGCGGCTTGCGCTTACGCCGCGTCGCCTTCGGCCTCGCCGGCATCGGCGTGCGCGGCACGCTTCGGCGCGGCTTTCTTCGGCGCGGGACGGCGGGCCGGCTTGCGGCCTTCGTCGTCCTTGGCGACCGGGTTGCCTTCGGCGTCGAGTTCGACGAACTCGTTGTCGTCGCCGCGGGCCTGGATCGGCGCGGCGGCCTTGCCTTCCAGCACCGCGTCGGCGGCGGCGCGCGCGTACAACTGCACCGCGCGGATCGCGTCGTCGTTGCCCGGAATCGCGTACTCGACCAGCGACGGGTCGTAGTTGGTGTCGACCACCGCGATCACCGGAATACCGAGCTTCTTGGCTTCCTGCACCGCGATGTTCTCGTGGCCGATGTCGATCACGAACAGCGCGTCGGGCAGGTGCTTCATGTCCTTGATGCCGCCCAACGACTTCTCCAGCTTGTCGCGCTCGCGGCGCAGGCTGAGCACTTCATGCTTGACCAGCTTGTCGAAGGTGCCGTCGGTTTCGGCGGCCTCGAGCTCCTTCAGACGCGCGACCGACTGCTTGACGGTGCGGAAGTTGGTCAGCATGCC
The genomic region above belongs to Rhodanobacteraceae bacterium and contains:
- a CDS encoding SSU ribosomal protein S2p (SAe), producing MPQVTMRQMLEAGVHFGHQTRYWNPRMAPYIFGARGKIHIINLEATVPKFTDAMNYISGLAQKRRTVLFVGTKRSAREAIGEEAQRCGMPYVNQRWLGGMLTNFRTVKQSVARLKELEAAETDGTFDKLVKHEVLSLRRERDKLEKSLGGIKDMKHLPDALFVIDIGHENIAVQEAKKLGIPVIAVVDTNYDPSLVEYAIPGNDDAIRAVQLYARAAADAVLEGKAAAPIQARGDDNEFVELDAEGNPVAKDDEGRKPARRPAPKKAAPKRAAHADAGEAEGDAA